The proteins below come from a single Rhizobium sp. BT04 genomic window:
- the recA gene encoding recombinase RecA: MSQNSLRLVEDKSVDKSKALEAALSQIERSFGKGSIMKLGSNENVVEIETISTGSLGLDIALGVGGLPRGRIIEIYGPESSGKTTLALQTIAEAQKKGGICAFVDAEHALDPVYARKLGVDLQNLLISQPDTGEQALEITDTLVRSGAVDVLVVDSVAALTPRAEIEGEMGDSLPGLQARLMSQALRKLTASISKSNTMVIFINQIRMKIGVMFGSPETTTGGNALKFYASVRLDIRRIGAVKEREEVIGNQTRVKVVKNKMAPPFKQVEFDIMYGEGVSKTGELVDLGVKAGIVEKSGAWFSYNSQRLGQGRENAKTFLRDNPDLAREIELSLRQNAGLIADRFLQNGGPDPDDGDTAAEM, from the coding sequence ATGTCTCAAAATTCATTGCGGCTGGTAGAGGACAAATCGGTGGACAAAAGCAAGGCGCTTGAAGCGGCACTCTCACAGATAGAGCGGTCGTTCGGCAAGGGCTCGATCATGAAACTCGGCTCCAACGAGAATGTTGTTGAGATCGAGACGATCTCGACCGGCTCGCTTGGTCTCGATATCGCCCTCGGCGTTGGCGGTCTGCCGCGGGGCCGTATCATCGAAATTTATGGGCCGGAAAGCTCCGGTAAGACGACGCTTGCGCTGCAGACCATTGCCGAAGCGCAGAAGAAGGGCGGCATCTGCGCTTTCGTCGATGCCGAACATGCGCTCGATCCCGTCTATGCCCGCAAGCTCGGCGTCGATCTGCAGAACCTTCTGATCTCGCAGCCCGATACCGGCGAGCAGGCGCTCGAAATCACCGATACGCTGGTGCGCTCCGGCGCCGTCGACGTTCTCGTCGTCGATTCGGTTGCCGCACTGACGCCGCGCGCCGAAATCGAAGGCGAGATGGGCGACAGCCTTCCCGGCCTGCAGGCGCGCCTGATGAGCCAGGCGTTGCGCAAGCTTACCGCTTCGATTTCCAAGTCGAACACCATGGTGATCTTCATCAACCAGATCCGCATGAAGATCGGCGTCATGTTCGGTTCGCCTGAGACAACGACGGGCGGCAATGCGCTGAAGTTCTATGCCTCCGTGCGCCTCGACATCCGCCGCATCGGGGCGGTCAAGGAGCGCGAAGAGGTGATCGGCAACCAGACCCGCGTCAAAGTCGTCAAGAACAAGATGGCGCCGCCCTTCAAGCAGGTCGAGTTCGACATCATGTATGGCGAGGGTGTTTCCAAGACCGGCGAACTGGTCGATCTCGGCGTCAAGGCCGGCATCGTCGAAAAATCAGGCGCCTGGTTCTCCTATAACAGCCAGCGTCTCGGCCAGGGCCGCGAAAATGCCAAGACCTTCCTGCGCGACAATCCGGATCTTGCGCGCGAGATCGAGCTGTCGCTGCGCCAGAATGCCGGGCTTATCGCCGACCGCTTCCTGCAGAACGGCGGACCGGATCCCGATGACGGTGATACCGCCGCCGAGATGTGA